One genomic window of Planctomycetota bacterium includes the following:
- a CDS encoding response regulator codes for MAITPNQPIQERDQQLQSLLDRLDAKDAVDDGRRDRRSARATFRRSGVRITVHHPGGSSTERSVLTRDLSAGGLSFIHGGYLHIDTRCDVELGRYVGGKDSVRGIVQRCDHIAGHWHTVGVKFDRRIFPKLYLDPEHADSAELDVRNPQSICGRVLLLDDSELDRRLMQHHLRRTRVELTGVATLADAVEAIAGQSADNPFKLAIVDLNLAGEDASLAPGEVVSRIVNAAVPKVAACSAETDAGKLKEARDAGVCGVLNKPYDTERLLTCIATWLGSAGLSIDSKEAIFSTMAAQPEMKELISEFVQKARDEADRLRTAAEAEDLATCRAIAVGLRGGGSGFGFAAVSDAASELVTGLDSTMSVSDSAVALQRLQEVCGRLSADAEQSEDANEQPRAIAA; via the coding sequence ATGGCCATCACCCCGAACCAACCGATTCAGGAACGCGATCAGCAGCTGCAATCGCTCCTCGACCGACTCGACGCGAAAGACGCCGTAGACGACGGCCGACGTGACCGGCGAAGCGCCCGCGCGACCTTCCGACGCAGCGGCGTCCGGATCACGGTCCACCATCCGGGCGGCAGCAGCACAGAACGCAGCGTCCTGACTCGCGATCTCTCCGCTGGCGGGCTGAGCTTCATCCACGGCGGATACCTCCACATCGACACGCGATGCGACGTCGAACTGGGCCGCTACGTCGGCGGCAAAGACAGCGTCCGCGGCATCGTCCAGCGGTGCGATCACATCGCCGGACACTGGCACACGGTCGGCGTGAAGTTCGACCGACGCATCTTCCCCAAGCTCTACCTCGACCCCGAACACGCAGACTCGGCCGAGCTCGACGTTCGCAATCCCCAGTCGATCTGCGGCCGAGTCCTGCTGCTGGACGATTCCGAACTCGATCGCCGACTGATGCAGCACCACTTGCGTCGGACGCGCGTCGAGCTGACGGGCGTCGCGACGCTCGCCGATGCCGTTGAAGCGATCGCAGGCCAGTCCGCTGACAACCCGTTCAAGCTGGCCATCGTGGATCTCAATTTGGCCGGTGAGGACGCTAGCCTTGCGCCTGGCGAAGTCGTTTCGCGCATCGTCAATGCCGCGGTGCCGAAGGTTGCCGCTTGTAGTGCCGAAACCGACGCCGGCAAGCTCAAGGAGGCGAGAGACGCAGGTGTGTGCGGCGTTCTGAACAAGCCCTATGACACCGAACGTCTCCTGACGTGCATCGCGACCTGGCTTGGAAGCGCCGGCCTGAGCATCGACAGCAAGGAGGCCATCTTCTCAACGATGGCAGCGCAGCCGGAGATGAAGGAGCTGATTAGCGAGTTCGTTCAGAAAGCCCGGGACGAAGCTGACCGTCTGCGGACTGCCGCCGAGGCGGAGGATCTGGCGACATGCCGTGCCATCGCTGTTGGCCTGCGTGGTGGCGGATCGGGCTTCGGCTTTGCTGCGGTAAGCGACGCCGCTTCGGAGCTTGTTACCGGACTCGACTCGACGATGAGCGTCAGTGACTCCGCAGTCGCGCTACAACGACTGCAGGAAGTCTGCGGGAGGCTCTCCGCAGATGCGGAGCAAAGCGAGGACGCAAACGAGCAGCCGCGAGCCATTGCCGCGTGA